Proteins from a genomic interval of Quercus robur chromosome 9, dhQueRobu3.1, whole genome shotgun sequence:
- the LOC126700957 gene encoding uncharacterized protein LOC126700957: MVGFYDPPYLAKKQKAWENLMAFLNSYLCPWVCIGDFNFTTNDKEILGGKRSGESSAINYLKELIFEFGAIDLGFFGNSYTWARGRWGSFTIKRRLDKGIASISWHLAFPRAAVSHLGAFKSNHTPILLDTNPEDSFTHRPFKFEAAWIMDSGCNSIVQKAWNVQARGRAFIKLFKKQTNTRDAL; encoded by the coding sequence ATGGTTGGTTTCTACGACCCTCCCTACCTTGCCAAGAAGCAAAAGGCTTGGGAGAATCTCATGGCCTTTCTTAACTCCTACCTTTGCCCATGGGTCTGCATAGGTGACTTCAACTTCACTACTAATGACAAGGAGATTCTTGGAGGAAAAAGAAGTGGAGAATCCTCGGCCATCAATTATCTAAAAGAGTTAATCTTCGAATTCGGTGCTATAGACTTGGGATTCTTTGGTAATTCTTACACATGGGCCAGAGGGAGATGGGGAAGCTTCACtatcaagagaaggttggataaAGGCATTGCCAGTATCTCATGGCACCTTGCTTTCCCCAGAGCAGCTGTGTCTCACCTGGGAGCCTTCAAATCTAACCACACCCCAATCCTATTAGATACTAATCCAGAAGATAGCTTCACCCATAGACCATTCAAATTCGAAGCTGCTTGGATCATGGATAGTGGATGCAACTCTATTGTGCAGAAGGCTTGGAATGTGCAAGCTAGAGGTCGAGCTTTTATTAAACTCTTCAAAAAGCAGACTAACACTAGGGATGCACTCTGA